A region of the Paludisphaera rhizosphaerae genome:
GGGCTTGTAGGGGGAGGTATTTCGTCTGGTTTATGGGAGAGGGGTATGGAACGGGGCATGGAACCGGTTTATAGCGAACGGCTTACCACAGCTAATCGCTTTTGGACCGAGAAGAGCCATGCCCCGCCCCGACCCACTTTACCGCTGGGCCGACCGCGTCGCGAGTCGGTTCCCCACGTTGTCGCGGTGCCAGGCTCGGGTCCTGGCCTGGTACAGCTTCGGCATGGTGGCGGCCCGTTCCGGCGGGTTGGATCGGGTGTCGGTTCATTTGGCGGCCTTGTCGGGAGTCGCGGTCGGCACGGTGCGGCAGCGGCTTCGCGAGTTTTATCGGCCGGCCCACTCGAAGCGGGGCCGGCGGCGTCGCGAGTTGACGCCGGAGGTTTGCTTCGGACCGTTGCTGGCCTGGGTCCTCTCGGGTTGGGGCGACGGTCCCCTGGCCCTGGCGATCGACCCGACCTCGCTGGGCGACCGGTTGACGGTGCTCTGCGTCTCGGCCGTCTATCGCGGCTGCGCCGTGCCGGTCGCCTGGGCGGTCCTGCCGGCCAACCAGCCGGGGGCCTGGAACCCGCACTGGATCCGGCTGCTGGGCCTGCTCCGCGAGCAGGTCGGGCCGGATCGCCGGGTGTTCGTGCTGTCGGACCGGGGGATCGAATCGTCGGAATTGTTCCGGGCGATCGTGGCCTTGGGTTGGAGCCCGCTGATGCGAGCCAAGGCCCGCGGCTGCTTC
Encoded here:
- a CDS encoding transposase produces the protein MPRPDPLYRWADRVASRFPTLSRCQARVLAWYSFGMVAARSGGLDRVSVHLAALSGVAVGTVRQRLREFYRPAHSKRGRRRRELTPEVCFGPLLAWVLSGWGDGPLALAIDPTSLGDRLTVLCVSAVYRGCAVPVAWAVLPANQPGAWNPHWIRLLGLLREQVGPDRRVFVLSDRGIESSELFRAIVALGWSPLMRAKARGCFRPEGGDWTPMPELAPRHGARFRARGQAFKEKSARLDCTLLARWDAGHADPWLILTDLPPDEADAAWYSLRTWIECSFKKIKSDGWQWQKTRMTDPQRAARLWAAMALATLWTLELGGQIDAARRPESPSPAGPKPRRWSTFLLGGAAILAAWITGADPSGRFHPQPWPAPERDAAPPHEALMKID